The nucleotide window TTCTATAGAAGATGCTTTTAAAGTGTTAATTTCTGGTGGGATCGTTAATCCTAACCAGCCGTCGTCAGTGCCGATTTCCTTACCCAAATTTTATCAAAAAAACTCTTTAGAAAAGACTGTATCAGAAGAAGAATATCAATCGTTTTCAGTGGAAGAACCCGCTTTAAAACCCGAAGATTAATTCACTCAGTTTTGTATCCTTCACCCCCCAGTTTAAACTATGTCTCCTCGTCAACAACCCCGCCGAATTGCTAGAGAATTAGCCCTTTTAAGTCTGAGTCAAATTAAAGGCTCTTCAGACAAACTTGAACAAGTAGAATTAAATAATTTAGTAATAGCTGCTATTCGCACTTTATCCGGAGAAGTTCAAGAAAGTTTAGAAACGGCTGCCGCCGAAGTCAGTCGTTCTCAAGAGCGTTTGTTAGCCAGTGAAACTAGAGCAACTAACTTAAAAAGCGCCCAAACGATGGTGACAGAAGCTTTAGAATTGACCCAAAATGCCATAAATCGATTGGCGGCTATGGTAGAAATCCCCGAAATGGTTCAGCTATCGAGTCAGTATGAAGTCCGAGAATATGCTTTAGAAATTATTCAAACCGTTTACCGCAGACAGACAGAAATTGAACAAGAATTAGCTACAGTGATGGTAGATTGGCAATTAAATCGTTTACCGAAAATCGATCGGGATATTTTACGAATTGCGGTAGCAGAAATGATCTTTCTCGAAGTCCCCCAAAAAGTAGCGATTAATGAAGCGGTAGAAATTGCAAAACGGTATTCCGATGAAGAAGGATATCGCTTTATTAATGGGGTTTTACGACGGGTAACGGAACGATTAAAAACAGAAGCTAGACGCTAACCCTAACCGGTGGGCACTTGTCCACCAAAACTAACTTATTATCATTGTGAGTAGACAGGTGTGTAAAACTCCCTCTTTCCCCTCTTGACCTTAAACGTTAAGATGAACTTACCCCTGTTGTAAGCTATATCCTATTTGTGATGTTTAATTGGTTTCGTCGTCAAAAAGAGACTCCTACTCAAGCCGAAGAACAAACGCCAACCCCTGAGCAAGTTACCCCCGAAACACCGGCTAGTGAACCTGAATCTGAAGCCCCAAAAGAACCAGATGAATATCTCAATTGGGCTAAAACTGCCTTTAAAAATATTCAGCAGCGCAAAAGCGAAGAAATAGCCCCTACTCCCCAACCAGAAGCCACGACACCCCCCGACACATCAGAAACCGTTCCTGAACCTGTTGTTCAAGTCTCTGAACCAGAAGAAGGGGTTCCGGCCTGGATGAGAAAATCCGATCGCTTAGATATCCTCAAAGAAACCGCTACAGAAACCCCGACCATTGAAGAAGAAGCTAAACCTTTATCTTTCGATGATGACTTTGTTTGGTCAGCCCAAGTTTTAGCCAAACAAGGCCGGGCAGCAGAAGACGTAACCGAAGCAGAAATTAACTGGTTAAAACGACTGCGAGAAGGACTCGGCAAAACCCGCCGTAGTTTGGTTAACCAGCTTAAAGCCATTGTTGGCCAGGGGCCTCTCAATGAAGATGCGGTGATGGAAATTGAGGCATTGTTGTTACAGGCCGATGTAGGAATTGAAGCCACCGACTATATTATCGAGGCATTACAAGGGAAATTACGGGAAGAATCTTTACCCCCAGAACAAGCCATAGAATATCTTAAGGAAATTATCCGCGAAATTCTCGATCGCCCTTTAAAAAATGTTGATAATATTACCTTTGAACCCGAAAAAGAGGTTCTCAATATTTGGTTATTAACAGGGGTAAATGGGGCAGGGAAAACCACTACCATTGGAAAATTAGCCCACATGGCCAATCAATCGGGTTATAGTTGTCTCATTGCGGCGGCAGATACGTTTCGGGCGGCGGCGGTGGAACAAGTGAAGATATGGGGGGAAAGAAGTGGCACAGAAGTCATTGCTAACCCTGGAAAAAATACCGACCCGGCTGCGGTGGTTTTTGATGGAATTAGTGCGGCGCAATCTCGTCAAGTAGATTTATTATTAGTAGATACGGCGGGACGGCTACAAAATAAAAAGAATTTGATGGATGAATTGGCAAAAATTCGGCGGATTGTTGATAAAAAAGCCCCCAATGCCAAAGTAGAATCTTTATTAGTTTTAGATGCCACTTTAGGACAAAATGGATTACGTCAAGCTCAAGTATTTTCAGAAGCGGCGAAATTAAGCGGAGTAGTCCTCACTAAATTAGATGGAACAGCTAAAGGAGGGGTAGCTTTAGCGGTAGCACAACAATTAAATTTACCCATTCGCTTTATTGGGGCAGGAGAAGGAATCGAAGATTTACGACCTTTTTCGAGTTATGAGTTTGTCGAAGCCTTATTAAATGGATAATTATTTAATGGATAATTGATAATGGATAATTGATAATGAGTAATCGGGGAAGTCTAAATGATGGATGACAGATTAAGGTTTTTCCAATTAACTCTTTTTCGAGCAACAGAAAAATCCCAAAAATGTTAACCGATCAAATAGAACCTCTATAAAATCAATAATTATCCATTATCAATTATCCATTGTCCATTAAATAATTATCCCTGTTTAAAATCTGCCAAAAGCTTACAGACTCGAACTCAAAAACTAGATTTAATCTTCATCATCATCTATGTCAAAATCATCGTCTGAATCTTCGGCATCATAATAATCGCCTTCTATCTCTAGTAAATCTAAATCTTCAGATTCAACCGATGCGGGTTTTTCGTCTTGCTCTCTTTTAATAATTCTTCCTTGAGCAGATAGCCACTCTAACATATCAGGTTCATCCGGTAAAGGGACGACCTTCGCTGGCTCATAACGGGATTCTTGTTTTAATGAGGGGTTGTGCATTATAATTATTTAAGAGTTATCATAGGGCTTACATTATATCATTTTATCAAAATCTTAGATTCACACATAGTCTAAAATTTCTTGAGCGGCCCGATCGCAGACTCCCACCTCTCCTAATTCCTCTCGGACTCGTTGATAGTCGGATAGGGTTTTTTGACGACGTTGAGGGTTTAATAATAAATCGAGAGATTCTTGAACAATTTGTTCTGGGGTAGCTCGCTCTTGAAATAATTCGGGGACAACTTCTTCCATCACCACCAGATTAACCGGCGACAAAAAAGGCACAGAAAACTTAAGAATATTTTGGGCTATCCACAAGGTTAAGGGAGTGAGACGATAGACCACGACTTGGGGAACATTTAACAAAGCTAATTCTAAATTAACCGTTCCTGATTTGGCAATGGCTAAATCCGCAGCCGCGAGAGCATCTAAAGATTTTCCATCTAAAATTGTCCCTTGTAGTCCATATTCTTCCATCATAGCAGAAATCGTGCTGCGATAATCTTCTAAGGCTAAAGGAATTAAAAACTGAACATCGGGGAGTTTTTCTTGGATTTGTTGGGCGGCTTGACAAACCACCGGTAACAGATATTTTAACTCTTGTTTTCGGGAAACGGGTAATAATGCGATCGCGGTTTGGTCGGGTTTAATGCCTAATTTTTGTCGCGCTTCTTCCCTTGTCGGGGCTTGTGCCATCCGGTCTAAAATAGGATGACCTACCCAACTAACGGACATACCTTTTTGAGCAAAATAGCGGGCTTCTTCGGAGAAAATAGCTAACAAATGATCGGTAATATTAACTAAGTCCTGAGTTGTTTTTTTGTTCGTTGTCCAG belongs to Gloeothece citriformis PCC 7424 and includes:
- the nusB gene encoding transcription antitermination factor NusB, translating into MSPRQQPRRIARELALLSLSQIKGSSDKLEQVELNNLVIAAIRTLSGEVQESLETAAAEVSRSQERLLASETRATNLKSAQTMVTEALELTQNAINRLAAMVEIPEMVQLSSQYEVREYALEIIQTVYRRQTEIEQELATVMVDWQLNRLPKIDRDILRIAVAEMIFLEVPQKVAINEAVEIAKRYSDEEGYRFINGVLRRVTERLKTEARR
- the lpxB gene encoding lipid-A-disaccharide synthase; amino-acid sequence: MRIFISTGEVSGDLQGAMLIEALKRQAALKAMDLEIVALGGDRMAETGVSLLGKTPKIASIGLIEALPFIMPTWKLQRKAKQYLQENPPDLLILIDYCGPNVAIGKYARKNIPQVPILYYIAPQAWVWTTNKKTTQDLVNITDHLLAIFSEEARYFAQKGMSVSWVGHPILDRMAQAPTREEARQKLGIKPDQTAIALLPVSRKQELKYLLPVVCQAAQQIQEKLPDVQFLIPLALEDYRSTISAMMEEYGLQGTILDGKSLDALAAADLAIAKSGTVNLELALLNVPQVVVYRLTPLTLWIAQNILKFSVPFLSPVNLVVMEEVVPELFQERATPEQIVQESLDLLLNPQRRQKTLSDYQRVREELGEVGVCDRAAQEILDYV
- a CDS encoding DUF3134 domain-containing protein, producing the protein MHNPSLKQESRYEPAKVVPLPDEPDMLEWLSAQGRIIKREQDEKPASVESEDLDLLEIEGDYYDAEDSDDDFDIDDDED
- the ftsY gene encoding signal recognition particle-docking protein FtsY gives rise to the protein MFNWFRRQKETPTQAEEQTPTPEQVTPETPASEPESEAPKEPDEYLNWAKTAFKNIQQRKSEEIAPTPQPEATTPPDTSETVPEPVVQVSEPEEGVPAWMRKSDRLDILKETATETPTIEEEAKPLSFDDDFVWSAQVLAKQGRAAEDVTEAEINWLKRLREGLGKTRRSLVNQLKAIVGQGPLNEDAVMEIEALLLQADVGIEATDYIIEALQGKLREESLPPEQAIEYLKEIIREILDRPLKNVDNITFEPEKEVLNIWLLTGVNGAGKTTTIGKLAHMANQSGYSCLIAAADTFRAAAVEQVKIWGERSGTEVIANPGKNTDPAAVVFDGISAAQSRQVDLLLVDTAGRLQNKKNLMDELAKIRRIVDKKAPNAKVESLLVLDATLGQNGLRQAQVFSEAAKLSGVVLTKLDGTAKGGVALAVAQQLNLPIRFIGAGEGIEDLRPFSSYEFVEALLNG